GAGAAAAAATGATTCCTAGTAATGTCTCCAGAGATAATTTGCTGTAAGGAGTATATTCAGCGATAACACTGTTTAACGTAGTCCAATCACCTACCATGTTTAGAATATGATTAATCATTGCTATAAAGGCAATAAATACTAATAGCATTGCTGCAACATTAGCGGCAAGTTTTACCCCTTCCGTTGTGCCATTAGAGATGGCATCTAATAGATTTGAACCTATGTTTTCAGTAGAAACGTTTACATCTGTATCTATTTTTTCTGTTTGTGGATATAGAATCTTTGAAACCACAATAGCACCGGGTGCAGCCATGACGGAGGCAGCGAGTAAATGTTTTGCAAATTCAAGCCTTTGGACGGGATCGTCCCCACCCAGAAAGCTTATGTATGCAGCTAAGACCGCTCCGGCGACTGTTGCCATTCCGCCAATCATCACCAATAATATTTCAGAACGGTTCATACGTTCAAGATAGGCCTTAATCATAAGTGGAGCTTCGGTTTGACCCAGAAATATATTGCCTGCAACAGATAGACTTTCAGCACCTGATATCCCCAGTAATTTTGTAAATATTTTGGCCAATCCTTTTACAATGACCTGAATAACACCGAGATAAAACAAGACAGATGTAAGTGCTGAGAAAAATATAATAGTAGGTATAACCTGAAAAAGAAAAATAAATCCAAAGCTTTCAACGTTCATCATTCCACCTAACAAAAATTCACTTCCGGCTTTTGTGAAATCCAGTAATGAAACAAAAATACTCCCGATAAATTCGAAAATGGATTTAATAAAATCCAGTTTTAAAACACCTAATGCAAGAACTACCTGAGCACTTAAACCTATAGCTACTGTCCGCCATTTAATCCCTTTTTTGTTACTACTGAATACCCATGCTATAAAAATAAGCGAAGCCATTCCTACCACGCCGTGTACAATTCCCCAAAGGATATCCATATTTTTATAATGTTTTGTTTAAATAAGTGGCGGTAATATTGTTATTTTGTCCGAAAAATAGGATTATTCTCAAAAATAAGTGCTTTTATGAGTCTTAAAAATTCAAATTCTTTTATTATTGGAATTTCAGGCGGTAGTGGGTCTGGGAAAACTTCTTTCATTCGGGACATCAAAGAGCACTTTACTTCAGATGAAATTTGCTTTCTTTCTCAGGATGATTACTACAAGCCGAGAGATCTTCAGCACGAAGACGAAAATGGAATAAAAAATTTTGACCTTCCTGATTCGATTGAACAAGATGATTTTTATTTTGATTTAGTCAAGCTGACAAACGGAATGGAAGTCGAAAGACCTGAATACACATTTAATAATGATAATAAAGAACAAAAAACACTACATTTTAAGCCTGCTCCAGTCATTATTGCTGAAGGTCTTTTTGTGTTTCAGAATTACAGGGTTTTTGACCTATTGGATTTAAAAATTCTTATTCATGCTACCGATACTCAAAAGATTATCAGACGTATCAAGAGGGATAGGGTAGAAAGAAATTATCCGTTGGAAGATGTACTTTATAGGTATGAACATCATGTTTTACCATCTTTTGAGGCATACATCCTGCCTTTTTTCAACAAAGTAGATATTATAGTCAATAATAATAAATCCTATAATATGGGAAGGGATATGCTAATCTCTTTTCTCGAAAAAAGACTTAAAACAATTCTACTGGATGTAGAGTAATGGTTTTAGTCTTCCTGTATAATGTTGCAAATTTCTATTTCTTCATCAGGATTAATTTCTTTCGGGCTTTTATGTATGATTGCTGCTTTCAGAAGATGAATTATTTTTTCTGATTCTGATGCTCTGATTTTTATACTTACTTCAGCGGTTTCATTAAAGTTTTTTTCTGCAATTTCTATACCCGATTCTTTGATAGCGTTCAGTATATTGCCCATGTTTTCATAATCAAAAATAAGCCTGAAAGTTTTTGATATTGTTTTTTGGATAATATTTGCTTCATCTAAGGCTGCTATAGTGGATTGTTTATATGCCTGAATCAGTCCTGATGCTCCCAGTTTTGTACCACCAAAATATCTGACGACAATAATTATAATATTTGTAAGATTATTACTTAAAATTTGCCCGTAGATGGGTTTTCCGGCTGTTCCGGAAGGTTCCCCATCATCGTTGATTCGATATCTATTGTTGTCCGGACCGATTTTGTAGGCATAGCAGTAGTGTCTGGCTTTGGGATGCTCTTTATGAATGGCAGACATTATATTGTCTAATTCTGATTCATGATCGAAAGGGAAGGCATAGGCCAGGAATTTACTTCCTTTCTCTTTATATTCTCCAAAGCTGGCTTTTTCGATGGTTAGATAAGTATCTGTTATCATCATGAAATGGCTATCAAAACAATTGCAATGACGGCAACAGCAAACCCGGTAAGCTTTATATTTGTCAGTCTTTCGTTAAATATGAATAAACCAAAAACAGCAGAAACCGATAATACTCCTACATTATTTATGG
The genomic region above belongs to Saprospiraceae bacterium and contains:
- a CDS encoding Na+ dependent nucleoside transporter, with product MDILWGIVHGVVGMASLIFIAWVFSSNKKGIKWRTVAIGLSAQVVLALGVLKLDFIKSIFEFIGSIFVSLLDFTKAGSEFLLGGMMNVESFGFIFLFQVIPTIIFFSALTSVLFYLGVIQVIVKGLAKIFTKLLGISGAESLSVAGNIFLGQTEAPLMIKAYLERMNRSEILLVMIGGMATVAGAVLAAYISFLGGDDPVQRLEFAKHLLAASVMAAPGAIVVSKILYPQTEKIDTDVNVSTENIGSNLLDAISNGTTEGVKLAANVAAMLLVFIAFIAMINHILNMVGDWTTLNSVIAEYTPYSKLSLETLLGIIFSPLMWLIGVAREDMMLMGQLLGIKLAASEFVGYVQLAELKNTANAIHLSSQKSVIMATYMLCGFANFASIGIQIGGIGSLAPGQRKTLSEFGMKAVLGGTLASLISATIVGILY
- a CDS encoding uridine kinase encodes the protein MSLKNSNSFIIGISGGSGSGKTSFIRDIKEHFTSDEICFLSQDDYYKPRDLQHEDENGIKNFDLPDSIEQDDFYFDLVKLTNGMEVERPEYTFNNDNKEQKTLHFKPAPVIIAEGLFVFQNYRVFDLLDLKILIHATDTQKIIRRIKRDRVERNYPLEDVLYRYEHHVLPSFEAYILPFFNKVDIIVNNNKSYNMGRDMLISFLEKRLKTILLDVE
- a CDS encoding YigZ family protein — protein: MITDTYLTIEKASFGEYKEKGSKFLAYAFPFDHESELDNIMSAIHKEHPKARHYCYAYKIGPDNNRYRINDDGEPSGTAGKPIYGQILSNNLTNIIIIVVRYFGGTKLGASGLIQAYKQSTIAALDEANIIQKTISKTFRLIFDYENMGNILNAIKESGIEIAEKNFNETAEVSIKIRASESEKIIHLLKAAIIHKSPKEINPDEEIEICNIIQED